Proteins found in one Pueribacillus theae genomic segment:
- a CDS encoding Na+/H+ antiporter subunit E, whose amino-acid sequence MSFQFLLNLFIAFLWMLLIDEDELRFSTFFVGFLVGTVIVFFMRRFFPQQFYLRRLFLVFKLIAIFISELFQSSVFVLKHILSPKLNLKPGIFTYETELKSDWEVTTLALLLTLTPGSVVMEVTPEGNVFYIHAMDLESSRDFLVRSLKKFEKAIMEVTR is encoded by the coding sequence GTGTCATTCCAATTTTTACTGAACTTATTTATCGCATTTCTTTGGATGCTATTAATCGATGAAGATGAGCTTCGTTTTTCAACTTTCTTTGTAGGCTTTCTTGTCGGCACTGTCATTGTATTTTTTATGCGTAGATTTTTTCCCCAACAATTTTACCTTCGCCGCTTATTTTTGGTTTTTAAACTAATTGCCATTTTTATATCTGAGCTGTTTCAATCAAGCGTATTCGTTCTTAAACATATTTTAAGTCCAAAGCTTAACCTTAAGCCCGGTATTTTCACATATGAAACAGAATTGAAAAGTGATTGGGAAGTGACAACACTTGCCTTGCTCTTAACCTTGACACCAGGATCGGTCGTTATGGAAGTAACCCCTGAAGGGAATGTATTCTACATTCATGCAATGGATTTAGAAAGCTCGCGAGATTTTCTAGTGAGATCCTTAAAAAAATTTGAAAAGGCGATCATGGAGGTGACTCGCTAA
- a CDS encoding Na(+)/H(+) antiporter subunit F1: MITIMLTTSLSLFALSIAIALYRIIRGPSMPDRAVGLDMIAVNLVSGIAVFSILLQTKVFLDVILILGILAWIGTIAFTKFIERGSIVEYKRDR, translated from the coding sequence ATGATCACGATTATGCTGACGACTTCATTGTCCTTATTTGCCTTATCGATTGCTATCGCGCTTTATCGTATTATTCGTGGACCGTCTATGCCAGACCGGGCTGTTGGATTGGATATGATAGCAGTTAATCTTGTTTCGGGGATAGCCGTTTTTTCCATCTTGCTTCAAACGAAAGTTTTTCTTGATGTCATCCTCATCTTGGGCATCTTGGCTTGGATCGGGACGATTGCCTTCACAAAATTTATCGAGAGGGGGAGCATCGTTGAATATAAGCGCGATCGATGA
- a CDS encoding Na+/H+ antiporter subunit G — translation MNISAIDEFVAAFIILVGSMMSFLSAVGIIRFPDVYTRAHAATKSSTLAVLLTLSGVFLYFWLNESLISVRLLLGIIFVFITAPVSGHLILRAAYRSNVKLTETTSEDELKSALENKNNDE, via the coding sequence TTGAATATAAGCGCGATCGATGAATTTGTTGCTGCCTTTATCATTTTAGTTGGCAGTATGATGAGTTTTTTAAGTGCGGTTGGTATTATCAGATTCCCTGACGTATATACCCGAGCTCACGCTGCAACAAAAAGCTCAACGCTAGCCGTTCTTCTGACGCTATCAGGGGTATTCCTTTATTTTTGGCTAAATGAATCCCTCATAAGTGTTCGCCTTCTTCTCGGGATTATTTTTGTTTTCATCACTGCACCCGTCTCAGGCCATCTCATTTTGCGGGCGGCTTATCGGTCAAACGTTAAGTTAACAGAAACAACATCTGAAGACGAATTAAAAAGTGCATTAGAAAATAAAAATAATGACGAATGA
- the clpP gene encoding ATP-dependent Clp endopeptidase proteolytic subunit ClpP, translating into MKEEHKMNLIPTVIEQTSRGERAYDIYSRLLKDRIIMLGSAIDDNVSNSIVAQLLFLAAEDPDKDISLYINSPGGSITAGMAIYDTMQHIKPDVSTICIGMAASMGSFLLMAGAKGKRFALPNSEVMIHQPLGGTQGQAADIEIHAKRIIKMREKLNKIYAERTGQSLEVIERDTDRDKFLSAEEAKEYGLIDEVLYDTKEVKPK; encoded by the coding sequence ATGAAGGAGGAACACAAAATGAATTTAATACCTACAGTTATTGAACAAACAAGCCGCGGCGAACGTGCCTATGATATCTATTCACGGCTATTGAAGGACCGCATTATTATGCTTGGAAGCGCCATTGATGATAATGTCTCTAACTCCATCGTTGCCCAATTGCTCTTTTTGGCTGCTGAAGATCCTGACAAAGACATTTCTCTTTATATTAACAGCCCCGGCGGTTCCATTACAGCGGGGATGGCGATTTACGACACGATGCAGCACATTAAACCAGATGTATCGACGATTTGCATCGGAATGGCGGCATCCATGGGTTCCTTCTTGTTAATGGCTGGCGCAAAAGGCAAGCGTTTTGCGCTTCCAAACAGTGAAGTTATGATTCACCAGCCTCTCGGCGGAACACAAGGCCAGGCAGCCGATATTGAAATCCATGCAAAACGCATCATTAAAATGCGGGAAAAATTAAATAAAATTTATGCGGAAAGAACAGGCCAATCGCTTGAAGTGATTGAGCGCGATACAGACCGCGACAAGTTCTTGTCAGCCGAAGAAGCAAAAGAATACGGCTTAATCGATGAAGTGCTGTATGACACAAAAGAAGTAAAACCTAAATAA
- the motB gene encoding flagellar motor protein MotB, translating to MARNRKRHRKESEGMNESWLLPYSDMLTLLLALFIVLFAMSSLDAIKFRDLARSLNSVFSSGSGIMEFPSPNEPIVALSDNRTTEDEKAGHDERSETESVAELKDLIELQTEIDAYIEEKKLTKSLETKLSGEGLKITILDDALFESGSAEVKEGAHRLGVEISNFLVSDPPRHVTISGHTDNVPIHNAQYSSNWHLSVMRSINFMEVLLENKGLDPAYLSAKGFGEYQPIASNDNPKERAKNRRVEVLVAPNYELHMEE from the coding sequence ATGGCGAGAAACAGGAAGCGGCATCGTAAAGAATCTGAAGGAATGAATGAGTCGTGGCTACTTCCGTATTCAGATATGCTGACTCTGCTTTTGGCGCTATTTATCGTTTTATTTGCGATGAGCTCGCTCGATGCGATAAAGTTTAGAGATCTTGCACGTTCGCTGAACAGTGTCTTCAGTTCCGGTTCAGGCATTATGGAATTTCCTAGCCCCAATGAGCCGATTGTCGCTTTAAGCGACAATAGGACAACGGAAGACGAGAAGGCAGGACATGATGAACGATCGGAGACGGAATCGGTCGCTGAATTAAAAGATTTAATTGAGCTTCAAACAGAGATTGACGCTTATATCGAAGAAAAGAAGTTAACGAAATCACTGGAGACAAAGCTGTCAGGGGAAGGGCTTAAAATTACAATTTTAGATGACGCCCTGTTTGAATCCGGAAGTGCGGAAGTAAAAGAAGGGGCACACCGACTTGGAGTGGAGATTTCAAACTTCCTTGTATCTGATCCTCCAAGGCATGTGACGATTAGCGGACATACGGATAATGTTCCAATTCATAATGCCCAATATAGTTCAAATTGGCATTTGAGTGTGATGCGCTCCATCAATTTTATGGAAGTATTGCTTGAAAATAAAGGGCTCGATCCTGCCTATTTAAGCGCCAAAGGCTTTGGGGAGTATCAACCCATTGCTTCCAATGACAATCCGAAAGAACGCGCAAAAAACCGCAGGGTTGAAGTGTTGGTTGCGCCAAATTATGAGCTTCACATGGAAGAATAA
- the motA gene encoding flagellar motor stator protein MotA, with protein MDKSSFIGIILGVCAVFIGMYLKGVSPAVILNPAALIIIFVGTIASVAIGFPAKELKRIPKLFGILFREQQVPQMKELIPLFAEWASLARKEGILYLEAHIEEVDDQFLKNGMKLVIDGQSPEFIRDVMNEQLAALEERHEVGAQIFSQAGTYAPTLGVLGAVIGLIAALGNIANFDILGEAIAAAFVATLLGIFSGYVLWHPFANKLRRKSREEVRVREIMIEGILSIQNGQSPRAIQEKLASYLPLSESASLLREGVTNGEKQEAAS; from the coding sequence ATGGATAAATCGTCTTTCATTGGAATTATTTTAGGTGTTTGCGCAGTTTTTATCGGCATGTATTTAAAAGGAGTAAGCCCAGCAGTTATTTTAAATCCTGCTGCGTTGATCATCATTTTTGTAGGTACAATTGCATCTGTAGCAATTGGCTTTCCGGCAAAAGAATTAAAGCGAATACCAAAGTTGTTTGGGATATTGTTTCGTGAACAGCAAGTCCCGCAAATGAAAGAACTCATTCCGCTTTTTGCAGAATGGGCAAGCCTTGCACGGAAAGAGGGCATTCTTTATTTAGAGGCGCATATTGAGGAAGTTGACGATCAATTTTTGAAAAATGGGATGAAGCTTGTCATTGATGGCCAATCCCCGGAATTTATACGTGATGTGATGAATGAACAGCTCGCTGCGTTGGAAGAAAGGCATGAAGTCGGTGCGCAAATCTTTTCCCAAGCCGGGACATATGCCCCGACACTTGGTGTCTTGGGTGCTGTCATCGGTTTGATTGCGGCACTTGGAAATATTGCAAACTTTGATATTCTCGGAGAAGCAATTGCCGCCGCTTTTGTAGCGACATTGTTAGGAATTTTTTCAGGGTATGTTCTTTGGCACCCCTTTGCCAATAAGTTAAGGCGAAAATCACGGGAAGAGGTTCGTGTACGTGAGATTATGATTGAAGGGATTTTGTCCATTCAAAACGGACAGTCACCGAGGGCGATTCAGGAAAAATTAGCAAGCTATCTTCCGCTGTCAGAAAGTGCAAGCTTGCTTAGAGAAGGGGTAACGAATGGCGAGAAACAGGAAGCGGCATCGTAA
- a CDS encoding HPr family phosphocarrier protein, with translation MKEKTVIIKLKSGLQARPAALFVQEANRFHSDIFLTKDGKKVNAKSIMGIMSLALGTGTEVVLTVEGNDEEEALHALETFITKETL, from the coding sequence ATGAAGGAAAAAACAGTCATCATCAAACTAAAATCAGGGTTGCAGGCAAGGCCTGCGGCGCTATTCGTACAGGAAGCAAACCGTTTTCACAGTGATATTTTTTTAACAAAGGATGGGAAAAAGGTAAACGCAAAAAGTATTATGGGCATTATGAGTTTAGCGCTTGGAACAGGTACGGAAGTTGTTTTAACAGTGGAAGGAAATGACGAGGAAGAGGCGCTTCATGCGCTGGAAACATTTATAACGAAAGAAACGCTTTAA
- the whiA gene encoding DNA-binding protein WhiA, with the protein MSFASETKKELTQLDPKNCCAQAELAALIRMNGSLSVSNRQFILDVSTENAAIARRIYTLIKSTFGYHVELLVRKKMQLKKNNVYIVRVKQKPRELLEKLNIVGDSFTMTRQINKSLIQKDCCKRAYLRGAFLAGGSVNHPEASYHLEIASMYQDHTLSLCELINEFHLNAKTLERKKGYIVYLKEAEKITDFLNLIGAHRALLFFEDIRIVKDMRNSVNRLVNCDTANLNKTVGAAIRQVENIRYIEQEVGLDILPDKLREIAELRMKHQDLTLKELGEVVQSKKISKSGINHRLRKIDEIADKIRRGEKIDVK; encoded by the coding sequence GTGTCATTTGCTTCAGAAACGAAAAAGGAATTGACGCAGCTCGACCCAAAAAATTGCTGTGCACAAGCTGAACTTGCCGCACTTATACGGATGAATGGTTCCCTATCGGTAAGCAATCGCCAGTTTATCCTTGACGTTTCAACAGAAAACGCTGCGATTGCGAGAAGAATCTATACGTTAATTAAAAGTACTTTCGGTTATCACGTGGAGCTGCTTGTTCGGAAAAAAATGCAATTAAAGAAAAATAATGTCTATATCGTAAGAGTGAAACAAAAACCGCGTGAATTGCTCGAAAAGCTGAATATCGTGGGAGATAGTTTCACAATGACAAGGCAAATTAACAAAAGCCTTATTCAAAAGGACTGCTGCAAGCGGGCATATTTACGTGGTGCTTTTCTTGCTGGGGGGTCGGTGAACCATCCTGAAGCGTCATATCATCTTGAGATTGCTTCGATGTATCAGGATCATACGCTCTCCTTATGTGAGTTGATTAATGAATTTCACTTAAATGCAAAAACACTTGAACGGAAAAAAGGCTATATCGTATATTTAAAGGAAGCTGAAAAAATTACAGATTTTCTAAATTTAATCGGCGCCCATCGTGCGTTGCTTTTTTTTGAGGACATACGAATTGTAAAAGATATGCGAAACTCGGTGAACAGGCTCGTAAATTGCGATACAGCAAATTTAAACAAAACGGTCGGAGCAGCCATTCGGCAAGTTGAAAACATTCGTTACATTGAGCAGGAAGTTGGGCTGGATATTTTGCCTGATAAATTGCGGGAAATTGCAGAACTGCGTATGAAACACCAAGATTTGACACTGAAAGAACTCGGAGAAGTCGTCCAGAGTAAAAAGATTAGTAAATCGGGCATCAACCACCGCCTCAGGAAAATTGACGAAATCGCAGACAAAATTCGCAGAGGTGAGAAAATAGATGTCAAGTGA
- a CDS encoding gluconeogenesis factor YvcK family protein, which translates to MKKEEKRRVVVLGGGTGLSVLLRGLKQSPLDITAVVTVADDGGSSGRLRDELDIPPPGDVRNVLIALSEAEPLLAALMQHRFKNGNGLSGHSLGNLIIAAMTDITGDFFKAITDFSRVLNVKGKVLPAANQSIVLHAKMTDGTIVTGESKIPLSKKKIERVYLTPDKITPLNETLQAIDESDLIVLGPGSLFTSILPNLLVPGIVEAIKKSKAKKVYICNVMTQVGETDDFKASDHVQALINHVGTKLVDTIIVNNDKIPKEIQELYALEGAKPVECDEERLKSFGFDIISDRIAHYEQQLIRHDTKKVTEILLSLID; encoded by the coding sequence ATGAAAAAAGAAGAAAAGCGGAGAGTCGTCGTCTTGGGAGGGGGGACTGGTCTTTCTGTTTTGCTTAGGGGACTGAAACAATCACCGCTTGACATTACAGCAGTTGTGACGGTTGCTGATGATGGCGGAAGCTCCGGCCGGCTGCGTGATGAGCTTGACATTCCTCCTCCGGGAGACGTCAGAAATGTGCTCATCGCGCTTTCAGAAGCAGAACCTTTGCTTGCTGCGCTTATGCAGCACCGGTTTAAAAACGGCAACGGATTATCCGGCCATTCGCTTGGCAATTTAATTATTGCGGCAATGACGGACATTACAGGTGACTTTTTTAAAGCGATCACTGATTTTAGCCGTGTGTTGAATGTAAAAGGGAAAGTGCTTCCCGCAGCTAATCAAAGCATCGTCCTCCATGCAAAAATGACAGATGGAACAATCGTAACCGGGGAATCAAAAATCCCTTTGTCAAAAAAGAAGATCGAGCGTGTCTATTTGACACCTGACAAAATCACCCCCCTAAATGAAACATTGCAAGCCATTGATGAATCAGATCTTATCGTATTGGGGCCAGGCAGCTTGTTTACGAGTATTTTGCCGAATTTGCTTGTTCCAGGTATTGTAGAGGCGATTAAAAAATCAAAAGCAAAAAAGGTCTATATATGCAATGTCATGACACAAGTAGGCGAAACGGATGATTTTAAAGCAAGCGACCATGTACAAGCTTTGATCAACCATGTCGGTACAAAACTCGTTGATACAATCATCGTAAACAATGATAAAATACCAAAAGAGATTCAAGAATTATATGCGCTTGAAGGAGCAAAACCGGTTGAATGTGATGAAGAAAGACTGAAATCTTTCGGTTTTGATATAATAAGTGATAGAATCGCACATTATGAACAGCAATTAATTCGTCACGACACGAAGAAAGTGACCGAAATTTTGCTTTCATTGATCGATTGA
- the rapZ gene encoding RNase adapter RapZ: MEEKQDIHVVIITGMSGAGKSVAMRSFEDMGYFCVDNLPPALMMKFIELVEDSRGEMNKIALVMDLRGRDFFDSLVDAIVELGKYKRINPQILFLEANDTTLVRRYKEARRSHPLAPSQAPLNGIKKERSMLEELKGHANLIIDTSQLKPLELREKITNYFLEQTEHNFTLNVMSFGFKHGIPIDADLVFDIRFLPNPHYIDTLRPKTGLEEDVSSYVMRWPETKEFVDKIIDLLVFLLPHYKREGKSQLVVGIGCTGGKHRSVALAEYIGKAFAKEYQTRITHRDIEKGIV, translated from the coding sequence GTGGAGGAAAAGCAAGATATACACGTTGTCATTATTACAGGAATGAGTGGGGCGGGAAAATCAGTTGCCATGCGCAGCTTTGAAGACATGGGTTATTTTTGTGTCGATAATTTGCCTCCCGCACTTATGATGAAGTTCATTGAACTCGTTGAAGATTCCCGCGGCGAGATGAATAAAATTGCGTTAGTCATGGACTTAAGAGGGCGTGACTTTTTTGATTCGCTCGTTGATGCGATTGTTGAGCTAGGCAAATACAAACGAATTAATCCGCAAATTCTCTTTTTGGAAGCGAATGATACGACACTTGTCCGCCGCTATAAGGAAGCACGGCGCTCACATCCACTTGCCCCAAGCCAAGCCCCGCTTAACGGCATCAAAAAGGAACGCAGCATGCTTGAGGAATTGAAAGGGCATGCAAACCTTATTATAGACACTTCACAATTGAAGCCGCTTGAGCTGCGTGAAAAAATTACAAACTACTTTTTGGAGCAGACTGAACATAATTTTACGCTGAATGTCATGTCATTTGGATTCAAACATGGCATTCCGATCGATGCGGATTTAGTGTTTGATATACGGTTTCTGCCAAACCCGCACTACATAGACACGCTAAGGCCAAAAACTGGTTTAGAAGAAGACGTTTCGTCCTATGTGATGAGATGGCCTGAAACAAAAGAATTTGTCGATAAAATTATTGATTTGCTCGTTTTTCTCTTGCCTCATTACAAGCGAGAAGGAAAAAGCCAGCTTGTCGTCGGCATTGGCTGTACGGGAGGAAAACACCGTTCAGTTGCTCTCGCGGAATACATCGGGAAAGCGTTCGCTAAAGAATATCAAACGCGAATTACCCATCGTGACATAGAGAAAGGAATCGTATAA
- the trxB gene encoding thioredoxin-disulfide reductase — protein sequence MSEEQIYDVIIAGAGPAGLTAAVYASRANLSTLMIERGIPGGQMANTEDVENYPGFESILGPDLSNKMFEHAKKFGAEYQYGDIKEIRDGEDYKTVITGDKEYKAKAVIVSTGAEYKKLGVPGEEELAGRGVSYCAVCDGAFFKGKELVVVGGGDSAVEEGVYLTRFASKVTIVHRRDKLRAQKILQQRAFDNEKVEFIWNHTVKEIIGKDGKVSSVMLVNTQTGEEQEFKTDGVFVYIGMLPLNDSVKNLGITNEEGYVLTDEQMETKVPGIFAAGDIREKMLRQIVTATGDGSIAAEAAQKYIEALKGKASVESTS from the coding sequence ATGAGCGAAGAACAAATATACGACGTAATCATTGCAGGTGCGGGGCCCGCAGGCTTAACTGCGGCTGTATATGCGTCACGGGCTAATTTGTCCACACTTATGATTGAAAGAGGAATACCGGGCGGCCAAATGGCGAATACGGAAGATGTAGAAAACTATCCCGGATTCGAAAGTATATTAGGGCCCGATCTATCGAATAAAATGTTCGAACATGCGAAAAAGTTCGGTGCAGAATATCAATACGGCGATATTAAAGAGATACGCGACGGTGAAGACTATAAAACAGTCATCACTGGAGATAAAGAATATAAGGCTAAAGCGGTTATTGTTTCAACTGGAGCCGAATACAAAAAACTTGGCGTTCCGGGCGAAGAAGAATTGGCAGGCCGTGGCGTATCCTATTGTGCCGTATGCGACGGGGCTTTCTTTAAAGGAAAAGAACTTGTAGTCGTCGGCGGGGGGGACTCAGCCGTTGAAGAAGGTGTGTATTTAACACGTTTTGCTTCAAAGGTAACAATTGTTCACCGGCGCGATAAATTGCGTGCGCAAAAAATTTTGCAGCAACGCGCGTTTGACAATGAAAAAGTGGAATTTATTTGGAATCATACAGTAAAAGAAATTATTGGCAAAGATGGAAAAGTCAGCAGTGTCATGCTCGTTAATACGCAGACAGGGGAAGAACAGGAATTCAAAACAGACGGTGTGTTTGTTTACATCGGAATGCTTCCCCTCAACGATTCTGTGAAGAATCTTGGCATTACAAATGAAGAAGGCTATGTGTTGACGGATGAACAGATGGAAACGAAAGTGCCTGGAATCTTCGCGGCGGGCGACATACGCGAGAAAATGCTTCGCCAAATTGTAACGGCTACAGGGGACGGCAGCATTGCGGCAGAAGCTGCCCAAAAGTATATTGAGGCATTGAAGGGAAAGGCAAGTGTGGAATCAACGTCTTAA
- a CDS encoding tetratricopeptide repeat protein: MNKERKERAQIIPFTQNGEYFFQRALSYYHQNHLFKAKKYLLRAVKLDDKEPVYIGQLAAVLSELGEYTESNKWLYYLLSEVDPSAAECYFFLANNYVHLGLFEKAEDEALYYLELEPHGEFAQDAEELLAFIGSEALHELGENVIIRKHSQAKEKMEAGEFQHAISLFQEMINEHPSFWAAYNNLALAYFYSGKKEKAVSTLEEVLTKNPGNLHALCNLALFLYFIGFHRQSEQIKHKLKTVYPIHHDQRYKLGSTFALLREHEYAFKWLSSVRQTTLVEEIPFYHWLAVSAFMTGREKTAKTSWEHIKKIDPESEVAPHYLAELKKGTLTPDAVDYHYRLPEKDKTYFNFLTEGLKDNEKTKLVHLYILRKNFHKEGYESLQSFCKSEKEPLYLKELASGVMLNQVPGKPVVIKHEGLEMIYKADTELPATITTGLKVIAKLQESLKPGELNDVIYRLWANLFKYACLHNMPFENSDGWSAAIEYSWKKQKGSKVAQKEIASFYNISVATVSKYAKKIKHFLRKQQL, from the coding sequence ATGAATAAAGAGAGAAAAGAGCGCGCCCAAATCATTCCCTTTACTCAAAACGGGGAATACTTTTTTCAGCGCGCATTATCTTATTACCATCAAAATCATTTATTTAAAGCAAAAAAATATTTACTGAGAGCAGTAAAGCTTGATGACAAGGAACCCGTTTATATCGGCCAATTGGCTGCCGTATTGTCCGAGCTTGGCGAATATACGGAATCGAACAAGTGGCTCTACTATTTGCTTAGTGAAGTCGATCCGTCAGCGGCAGAATGCTATTTCTTCTTGGCAAATAACTATGTGCATCTCGGGCTTTTCGAAAAGGCGGAAGATGAAGCGCTCTATTATTTGGAGCTTGAACCGCATGGCGAATTTGCTCAAGATGCTGAGGAATTATTAGCCTTTATTGGTTCAGAAGCCCTTCATGAACTTGGGGAAAATGTCATTATAAGAAAACATTCACAAGCGAAAGAAAAAATGGAAGCAGGCGAATTTCAGCATGCCATTTCCCTTTTTCAGGAAATGATCAATGAACACCCGTCTTTTTGGGCTGCGTATAATAATTTAGCCCTTGCTTATTTTTATTCCGGAAAAAAAGAGAAGGCAGTGTCCACGCTAGAAGAAGTTTTAACGAAAAACCCCGGTAATTTGCACGCGCTCTGCAATTTGGCGTTGTTTTTGTATTTTATCGGCTTTCATAGACAAAGCGAGCAAATCAAACATAAGCTTAAAACGGTCTATCCGATCCACCATGATCAGCGCTACAAACTTGGAAGTACGTTTGCCCTGCTGCGTGAACATGAATATGCTTTTAAATGGCTATCTTCGGTTAGGCAGACAACACTAGTTGAAGAGATCCCTTTTTACCATTGGCTTGCCGTATCGGCCTTTATGACAGGGCGCGAGAAAACAGCGAAAACGTCTTGGGAGCATATTAAAAAAATTGATCCCGAAAGCGAAGTAGCACCGCATTATTTAGCTGAACTGAAGAAAGGCACACTCACTCCGGATGCGGTAGACTACCATTACAGGCTGCCGGAAAAGGACAAAACATATTTCAATTTTTTAACAGAAGGATTAAAAGACAACGAAAAGACTAAGCTTGTCCATTTATATATTTTAAGAAAAAACTTTCACAAGGAAGGTTATGAATCGCTGCAAAGCTTCTGTAAATCAGAGAAAGAACCGCTTTATTTAAAAGAACTTGCAAGTGGCGTGATGCTGAATCAAGTTCCAGGCAAGCCCGTCGTCATAAAACACGAAGGGTTGGAGATGATATATAAAGCGGATACTGAATTGCCGGCAACCATTACAACAGGGCTAAAAGTCATCGCAAAACTTCAAGAATCCCTAAAACCTGGTGAATTGAACGATGTGATCTACAGGTTGTGGGCAAACCTTTTTAAATATGCCTGCCTTCACAATATGCCTTTCGAAAACAGCGATGGCTGGTCAGCGGCGATTGAATACAGTTGGAAAAAACAAAAGGGCAGCAAGGTTGCACAAAAGGAAATTGCTTCGTTTTATAACATTTCAGTTGCGACTGTAAGCAAATATGCAAAAAAAATTAAACATTTCCTCCGCAAACAACAACTGTGA
- the hisIE gene encoding bifunctional phosphoribosyl-AMP cyclohydrolase/phosphoribosyl-ATP diphosphatase HisIE — MIDVQFNDQGLIPAIVQDAASKEVLMLAYMNKESLEKSIETKQTWFYSRSRQELWHKGETSGHTQNIVDIRYDCDQDTLVVLVNPNGPACHKGDYSCFGHSLLEKEVDGKADRFGIFNELEKVIAKREAEMPEGAYTTYLFEKGVDKILKKVGEEASEVIIAAKNRDPDELKWEVADLFYHVFVLLREQKLPLDDVLSVLEERHR; from the coding sequence ATGATTGACGTACAGTTTAACGATCAAGGCCTCATTCCTGCGATTGTCCAGGATGCTGCCAGCAAAGAAGTGCTTATGCTCGCTTATATGAATAAAGAATCGCTTGAGAAATCGATTGAAACGAAACAAACATGGTTTTATAGCCGTTCAAGGCAAGAATTATGGCATAAAGGCGAAACATCAGGCCATACACAAAATATTGTCGATATCCGGTACGATTGCGATCAAGATACGCTCGTTGTACTCGTTAATCCTAATGGCCCTGCTTGCCATAAAGGAGACTATTCTTGTTTCGGCCATTCCCTTCTTGAGAAAGAAGTGGACGGAAAAGCAGATCGTTTTGGCATTTTTAATGAATTGGAAAAAGTTATCGCAAAAAGGGAAGCAGAAATGCCCGAAGGGGCCTATACGACCTATCTTTTTGAAAAAGGCGTAGATAAAATTTTGAAAAAAGTGGGCGAAGAAGCCTCCGAAGTCATTATCGCAGCAAAAAACCGGGATCCAGATGAACTGAAATGGGAAGTTGCCGATCTTTTCTATCACGTGTTTGTCTTGCTTAGGGAACAGAAACTGCCTCTTGATGATGTCTTGTCCGTTTTGGAAGAGCGACATCGATAA
- the hisF gene encoding imidazole glycerol phosphate synthase subunit HisF, producing the protein MAEKKIIPCLDMKDGRVVKGVQFVNLRDAGDPVELAAFYEEQGADELVFLDIAATNEGRETMLDVVRKVAEQITIPFTVGGGIRTVEQMKAVIDAGADKVSIGTAAYDNPHLFKEGAEALGPDRIVAAIDAKFVDEAGTWRVVIHGGNTVTDKDVVEWAKEAAELGAGEILLTSMDRDGEKSGYDLEMTKAVVDAVDVPVIASGGAGTIDDFYAAFTKANAAGALAASVFHFKETSVKEVKAELKRRGIDLK; encoded by the coding sequence ATGGCAGAAAAAAAAATTATCCCTTGTCTTGATATGAAAGATGGCCGTGTCGTAAAAGGTGTCCAATTCGTCAATTTGCGTGATGCGGGAGATCCAGTGGAGCTTGCAGCATTTTATGAAGAACAAGGAGCGGACGAGCTCGTTTTTCTTGATATTGCGGCAACGAACGAAGGCAGGGAAACAATGCTCGATGTTGTCCGCAAGGTAGCTGAGCAAATTACGATTCCGTTTACGGTTGGAGGCGGTATCCGTACCGTTGAACAAATGAAAGCAGTGATTGATGCCGGTGCGGATAAAGTATCAATTGGTACGGCAGCTTATGACAATCCTCATCTTTTTAAAGAAGGCGCCGAAGCTCTTGGCCCAGATCGCATTGTTGCAGCGATCGATGCGAAATTTGTAGACGAAGCCGGCACATGGCGAGTCGTCATTCACGGCGGGAACACTGTAACAGATAAAGACGTCGTTGAATGGGCGAAGGAAGCCGCTGAACTTGGAGCTGGCGAGATTTTGCTTACGAGTATGGATCGGGATGGAGAGAAGAGCGGATACGATCTTGAAATGACGAAAGCGGTCGTTGATGCGGTCGATGTTCCTGTTATTGCATCAGGCGGCGCAGGGACAATTGACGACTTTTACGCTGCGTTCACGAAAGCAAATGCCGCAGGTGCGCTTGCTGCTTCTGTATTTCACTTTAAAGAGACGTCAGTAAAAGAAGTAAAGGCTGAATTAAAGCGGAGAGGGATCGATTTGAAATGA